One part of the Melitaea cinxia chromosome 8, ilMelCinx1.1, whole genome shotgun sequence genome encodes these proteins:
- the LOC123655978 gene encoding prostaglandin reductase 1-like translates to MVKARKYVVKKHFEGVPKRDDFEIVEYDLPPVQNGEILVKTEWVAVDPYQRAYNQRYPVPFDQFGYQIGVVEDSKDPRYPVGTRVVSHKGWCDYSVMNANVSNSPADVVYKAPELKGLSPSLAIGAVGMPGATAYFGFLELCQPKSGETVVVTGAAGAVGSLVGQIAKIKGCRVIGFAGSDDKVNWLVKELGFDHAFNYKTTDIRKVLKEAAPKGVDCYFDNVGGEMSSIIMSQMNHYGRVSVCGSISAYNETSLPTAPIVQVDIVMKELKVEGFLVPRWINRWPEAFADLTKWIKSGQIKVKEHVTEGFDKIYDAFVGMLAGDNTGKSVVKIT, encoded by the coding sequence ATGGTAAAGGCGCGAAAGTACGTAGTTAAAAAGCATTTCGAAGGTGTACCAAAACGCGATGATTTTGAAATAGTAGAATACGACTTACCACCTGTTCAAAATGGAGAAATTCTCGTTAAAACGGAATGGGTAGCAGTAGATCCGTATCAACGAGCCTACAACCAAAGATATCCAGTTCCTTTTGATCAGTTTGGTTATCAAATTGGAGTGGTGGAAGACTCTAAGGATCCTCGCTATCCTGTGGGGACCAGAGTAGTATCACACAAAGGATGGTGTGACTATAGTGTCATGAACGCAAATGTATCAAACTCTCCCGCCGACGTAGTATACAAAGCACCTGAATTAAAGGGTCTCTCACCTTCCTTGGCAATTGGAGCAGTCGGCATGCCAGGAGCAACAGCATATTTTGGTTTTCTTGAATTGTGTCAACCTAAATCAGGTGAGACTGTTGTAGTAACGGGAGCTGCTGGTGCTGTAGGATCTCTCGTCGGACAAATCGCAAAGATTAAGGGCTGTCGAGTAATTGGTTTCGCGGGTTCTGATGACAAAGTTAACTGGTTGGTAAAAGAATTAGGATTTGATCATGCTTTTAATTATAAGACTACCGATATACGTAAAGTACTTAAGGAAGCAGCACCCAAGGGCGTAGATTGCTATTTCGACAATGTTGGAGGTGAAATGAGCAGTATCATAATGAGTCAAATGAATCATTACGGCCGAGTATCTGTATGTGGAAGTATAAGTGCATATAATGAAACGAGTTTACCAACAGCACCAATTGTACAAGTTGATATAGTAATGAAAGAATTAAAAGTTGAAGGTTTTCTAGTGCCACGCTGGATAAATCGTTGGCCTGAAGCATTTGCTGATCTTACAAAATGGATTAAATCAGGACAAATAAAAGTCAAAGAACACGTTACAGAAGGTTTTGATAAAATCTATGATGCGTTTGTTGGAATGTTGGCCGGAGATAACACTGGTAAATCGGTTGTGAAAATTACATGA